A region of the Candidatus Cloacimonadota bacterium genome:
GCACGGTGTTTGTTCACCGGCGAAAGAATATTATCCACGCCGAGGGCAAGTTGTGGCCATTTTGGTGATTCTTCCAAAACTTTCACTTTTGCGTTGAAGAAATAGACGTAATCTCCACCAAAGAAGTCCAACTGGACTCTGTCGAAGAGCCCCACACCCAGCATGCCGTAGAAATTCAGGCCATTCTTATCCGGATCAACATATTGAGGTCTTTCCACATTCCGGTAGTAGCCGGCAAGCACCATTTGGGCTGCTTTGTGAGGAATCACATACGCATCCGGCGTTCTGAGCAATCCCATTGTTTGAAATGGTGCTGCTTGCACAACGCCAACCAACGCGGTCAGAACAATTACGCTTAATATAAATTTTTTCATACTTCCCTCCACCTTTCGGTGTTTTTTTAGTCTTAGGTCATAAATATCATTGACAGTTTATCCGTCAAGCTTTTTTTTGCTGTATGGATAAACAAAAAGCAAATGAAATATACAAGATTGGAGAGGACCTCAGCGCTAAATTCCTTGAACGCAAGGGGTATAGCATACTTCACCGGAACTATCGCGTGAAGGGCGGTGAGATCGATATAATCGCCCAGCACGGTGACAGCTTGGTGTTCGTGGAGGTCAAAACACGCTCCAAACACTCTATTAAACAAGCCTTGATGAGCATTTCATATACAAAACGAAAACGCATCACTTTTACAGCTCAGCGATATATTATTCAACACCCGGATTGTGTCAAGTCAAGATTTCGTTTCGATGTGATTATTGTGTGGTATTTTCGCCACAGCGACACCTATCAGATTGAACACTTTGAAAATGCGTTTTATCCAGAATTTTGAAAAATCTTTGGTCATGACAATCCTAAGCGCTTGTTAATGATTAATTGTAAAGCAATGTTTTATCGAAATCTTCACCCAAATAATACAGTGAATCCGGATGTGAGCTTTCGCTGTCGTCCCCATCAACATAAATGAGACGGTAGTTTCCATTCATTTGCATATCCAAAAACAGATAAACAGCCCTGCTGCGTCCCTGGTATTTCCAAATTTGATAATCTTTGCGCACAAAACGGGCATCATCGGATGAGACGCCTTTATCAATCTCGTCCGGTTTTCCCTGCCGGATGTGGATGCGTCCCATGTCTGTGGTCCAGCCTTTATCGAAATAGCTGAAATAGCTGTTGGCATAATCCACCCTATCCTGAATTTGCTCCAACATCCCACGCACGCTCATATTTTGCGTATTTGCCAATGATTTCCAGCTTTGTGAGAGGTAACGTCGCTTTGTGGCATCGTCATATTTTTTCCATTCTGCTGTTGAGGTACCTCCGCTGAAATAGCGATACAGCTTAAAATCGTCTTCCGGGTCTGGGAACACAAAGTATTGCTCTTGTTTGGGCTCCGTTATGAAAAAGATGAACTCCCGCTCCTGAGATTGCCCTTCCAACTGTAAATCCACGAAACCATTATACTTGCCTGCCTCCAGCTCTTCCAGGGGAATGCGCAGCGTTAGCCCTTCCGAGGCAGCTTGGGGCTTGTAATCCAGCATGGTATCA
Encoded here:
- a CDS encoding YraN family protein produces the protein MDKQKANEIYKIGEDLSAKFLERKGYSILHRNYRVKGGEIDIIAQHGDSLVFVEVKTRSKHSIKQALMSISYTKRKRITFTAQRYIIQHPDCVKSRFRFDVIIVWYFRHSDTYQIEHFENAFYPEF
- a CDS encoding GWxTD domain-containing protein; amino-acid sequence: MRNIKVFFWCLALLALTGSIWADSFTMHVATQRFRDPRGQGSILNIDYQIPYSNLWFLAKNSGYFAEVELEVEFVQADSVVFSRTVHDNIGISNKNDARSNKSHLNRLSFSLDGEGYFLRVKAKDINSRKTANYYYQAEPLTANDLISDLELCSIVRPDSSSYLDRFHRGGSLYKTEPSLIFDKTELENLSLFFEVYAPLEAIDQTGILVLTVEKDSIIVFDTMLDYKPQAASEGLTLRIPLEELEAGKYNGFVDLQLEGQSQEREFIFFITEPKQEQYFVFPDPEDDFKLYRYFSGGTSTAEWKKYDDATKRRYLSQSWKSLANTQNMSVRGMLEQIQDRVDYANSYFSYFDKGWTTDMGRIHIRQGKPDEIDKGVSSDDARFVRKDYQIWKYQGRSRAVYLFLDMQMNGNYRLIYVDGDDSESSHPDSLYYLGEDFDKTLLYN